A segment of the Desulfurococcus mucosus DSM 2162 genome:
CGAGGGCGGCGAAGCCAGGGGGTTCCAGCGAGGTCAACAACTCCACCCTCTCCTTGCCGAGGACGTGTGAGAACACATGGTAGGCTGCTGCAACCACGGCTTCACCAGGGGGCCCGGCCCACGGCTCTGCCGGAGGCCTAGTTGGGACGGCGATGTATGCTTTTGAAAGATGCTTCAAACCCTTCAGGAACCCGGCTACCTCCTCCAGCCCACCCCCGTATTCAACCTTATCCAGGAGCATGGTCTCCGAGACCAGTACGCCGTTGAATTCACTTGAGAACGCCTCCACTCCCTCCAGGACTCTCTTAAGGGAGAGGGAGCCATGCGGCCTGTTCACCCTTCTCCACAACTCCTCTCTTACCACGAAAGAAAGCCTCGCCTTTCAGGGCGGGGATGCTGAGTTTAAATACGTTGTAGCCGTTGTAGTAGAAGTGGGGGTTTCCCCTATGGGCGGTGAGGGTTTCCTAACCCTGTGCGCTGTCTTCAGGGTTAGCCCTGAGCCCGTGGGGGAGCCCCTTCTCTTAAGCCTACTTAGGAGGTACCGTGATGCACTGAACTACTCGATCAAGAGGATTCACGGATATATGGAGGAGAACGGTTTGAAGAAAACGCCCGGCGACGGCGCGGTACACGGGTTGCTCTACGAAGAGCTGAAGTCGAGGTTCGGCCTGCCCTCTAGAATCGCGGTGGATTGTTACAGGGAGGCGAAGGCCATTCTTAAGAGCTGGCTGGGCAACGGCGGAGACGGCAGGTTGCCGAGGGCTAGGAGGCCGAGGATGTGGTTGGCGGAGAAACAAGGATACAGGGTTAGAGACGGCTATGTTGAAGTCATAGGCGGGTTGAGGCTGAAGATCATCGGCTGGGACAGGCGCTACGACCAGTACCCGAACCGCCAAGCTGTCTTGACGTATAGGAGCGGAAAGTTCCTGCTGCGAGTCGCGAAGAAGGTTCCCAAGCCTCAGCCCATCAGCCCCGTCGACGTCTTGGCGGTGGATGTAAACGAGAAGTATATTGTGGCGGGCAACCACAGGGTCGAATACAGGTTCGAGACCGCAGTCGAGAGGGCGGTGAGGTATAGGGAGCTCGCTGAAAGGTTGCAGAGGAAGTACTCTAATGGGAGCTATCGAGCGTGGCTTAGGCGGAGGGGCATACGGGACAGGGTGAGGCGTTTCCACGAGAAGGCTAGGAGCATTATCGAGGACTGGGCTAGGAAGGTTTCCCGCGAAATAGCCTTGACGGCTAGGCGCGACGGCTACGCTGTTGCGAGAGAGGACTTGACGTACTTGGTAGAGTCTTTAAGAAGGCTGCCGAGACAGCATAGAACGAGGCTGGTTTTGCTGGGCTACCGTAGGTTTGAGTACTGGCTGGACTGGCAGTGCGAGAAACACGGAGTCCCCCACATAGCCGTCAACCCTAAGGATACCTCTTCCACCTGCCCGAGATGCGGTTCTAGGCTCGTCGAGAGCGGGTATAGGAGGATGAAGTGCCCCGACTGCGGTTTTGAAGCCGACAGAGACACGGTTGCAGTGTTAAATATACGTAGAAAAGCCCTAG
Coding sequences within it:
- a CDS encoding RNA-guided endonuclease TnpB family protein; translation: MGGEGFLTLCAVFRVSPEPVGEPLLLSLLRRYRDALNYSIKRIHGYMEENGLKKTPGDGAVHGLLYEELKSRFGLPSRIAVDCYREAKAILKSWLGNGGDGRLPRARRPRMWLAEKQGYRVRDGYVEVIGGLRLKIIGWDRRYDQYPNRQAVLTYRSGKFLLRVAKKVPKPQPISPVDVLAVDVNEKYIVAGNHRVEYRFETAVERAVRYRELAERLQRKYSNGSYRAWLRRRGIRDRVRRFHEKARSIIEDWARKVSREIALTARRDGYAVAREDLTYLVESLRRLPRQHRTRLVLLGYRRFEYWLDWQCEKHGVPHIAVNPKDTSSTCPRCGSRLVESGYRRMKCPDCGFEADRDTVAVLNIRRKALARMGGSLATPTAPQMTDVPPEQMRGTSEPPKGNPRPLGRGGGQWATVSLNEGDHVAVFPFPLY